The Oncorhynchus kisutch isolate 150728-3 unplaced genomic scaffold, Okis_V2 Okis01b-Okis20b_hom, whole genome shotgun sequence genome contains the following window.
AAGATCATCCATATGACGTTGAGAAATACTGCATTGTGTGTAGTTTGGAAGAGTCACAAAATAAGTTAATAAATATGTAATAACGCAAAAACATTGTTTGTACTTATAGGTAACCATATCGTGATTACAATGAGCTTACTAAGTCTTTAACCACACTGTATTGTTACACTGGTGAGTTAAAACTCATGCTTCGTACACTTTAACTTGTTATCTGAAGATAAAATCTACATTTTACTCAACTgtgttacccactccagtcagcagatggcggtctGGGAATTTATGGTTATGCTGtaggtgtgacgtataatctagtggacggaacgcttctttcaacagcagcaacagttagtcagacacctcggtagcttgaTAGACAAATAGCCGAACCAATAAAGCTCTTTAGACGCTTTAGTGTatattagccactgtgttttaaacccacttctgtcgtctagttagttatccaatttaatttaatatttatgctgttgttgttattattcagctagcgggctggttaagttagcattagcctagctaacatctccgaccatgagttcaccAAGCTACTCTCCTTCTAATGAAGAGAAGGATATCACAGTAAATCAAGAAGTAGGGAGTGGggccgttactgtgaaagaagaggaggacgcgttcagagtgaaagacgAGGAAgatatcacagtaaaacaagaagtaggGAGTGGGGCCTTTACtctgaaagaagaggaggacgcgttcagagtgaaagaggaggatgatgtCACAGTAAAAGGAGAGGAAGATGCAGTTTATGGcgtgaaagaggagggggaggagattaCTTTTACATCgaaaaaggaggaggaagaagaggaggaacctGGATATCTGGGCCCGGGTTCCCAAACGCATCTTAAGGCATCCAGTGGTTCTAACGATGAATTTAGCCATAAGATGGTTTTTAGAAACCGTTCCCTGATTAACACTGGTAAGTACTGTCTTAAcaacagaggcacaaactctgcagttgaaCTGATGTTAGGTGTTAAGGTGGAaatctgcaattgctacatccatattgtgacttttaaattatttatttacagccattgattcttgaagaatataacacatgcctcatgagttgaggtcaactgttgtaccccatcagaaccccaaataagctttaatataatgtttagaaacaatgtaaatcaacactgtatagcagttaagaacaaattcttattttcaataacggactaggaacagtgggtaaattgacagatttgtaccatgtcagctcggggatatgaacttgcaaccttccggttactagtccaactctctaaccactaggctaccctgccgcctcaacatggttaaaactataatgtaggtctgtctgtagttacATATCTCCAACCCCATAATCTTTTATTACCAAAATAGTggtggaatgacagatttgttattgtttgaactgcagattgctgggttttgtgttttttttaaacagcaacaaaatggctgcccagagacttggttaacagctgagggatgggggaaggagaagtgtaatcactctcaaattcatagagaacGATATTGAAgaaaccttaacccaacacctagcgacctcgtcaagaagttcagacatcttggcgtaacagttataaggtgttgatttgacagtcgctggacccaggtttgagttcagctcagggctaccccctgaattcaatacactatgaatacaaggactggccatccatgaggtCATATTGATAATTTAACCAGTTTTCTAGGCTaaatagtatattctagaattcatccatgatgtcataatgatagtttaaccaggtttctaggatatatagtatattctagaattcatccatgatgtcataatgatagtttaaccaggtttctaggctatatagtatattctagaattcatccatgatgtcataatgatagtttaaccaggtttctaggatatatagtatattctagaattcatctatgatgtcataatgatagtttaaccaggtttctaggatatatagtatattctagaattcatccatgatgtcataatgatagtttaaccaggtttctaggatatatagtatattctagaattcatccatgatgtcataatgatagtttaaccaggtttctaggatgtacagtggggcaaaaaagtatttagtcagccaccaattgtgcaagttctcccacttaaaaagatgaggcctgtaattttcatcataggtacacttcaactatgacagacaaaatgagaaaaaaaatccagaaaatcacattgtatgattttttaatgaatttatttgcatattatggtggatatgtatctccctcatttttcagagtaaaagcctgaaacaatgcctaaagaatgaccacatgtagaagaagccatagagatcgtgacctgggtcctaagtctttgtatggtggataggctttcaatggaaaaacagcctttcaaaataatagtacttcctggatggattttcctcgggttttcgccatatcagttctgttatactcacagacattattttaacagttttggaaactttatattttccatccaaatctactaattatatgcatgtcCTAGCTTCTcggcctgagtagcaggtagtttaatTTAGGCACGCTTTTgatccaaaattctgaatgctgtcccctaccctagtgaagtgaAGCATTctatttaattaaataattaagacacacaaattacTCAACGTCATAACTAGAGGGAGCCGCTCGTCAACACAACCTGACCGGAGGGAGCCGCTCCTCAACATAACCTGACCGGAGGGGGCCGCTCGTCAACACAACCTGACCGGAGGGGGCCGCTCGTCAACACAACCTGACCGGAGGGAGCCGCTCGTCAACACAACCTGACCGGAGGGAGCCGCTCGTCAACATAACCTGACCGGAGGGAGCCGCTCGTCAACATAACCTGACCGGAGGGAGCCGCTCGTCAACATAACCTGACCGGAGGGAGCCGctcgtcaacataacctgaacggagggagccgctcgtcaacataacctgaccggagggagccgctcgtcaacataacctgaccggagggagccgctcgtcaacataacctgaccggagggggccgctcgtcaacataacctgaccggagggagccgctcgtcaacataacctgaccggagggggccgctcgtcaacataacctgaccggagggggccgctcgtcaacataacattaaattcaattaaatataccttccggcaacccgcctcacccaatgtgatacggatctgctttttttttggCCCTTATAGCTAGAACCTTCATCAgaagctaattagctactagctatttagtcattgttagccactgctagcggcctttaccttttTAGCTCAAACACCAGTcgcttttagcctggataatacctgccagtctgcacagcgcgatatcaaccctgagcatatcggactgtttttctccactacatcactgtattcctgccgtaagctctggaccattacaccagATAATCGCAGCTGGATAGCTGCCACCGAGTGGCCCAGCCTCGAAGCTAGCCTTGagccaggcccatctcccggGCCTGCTcggtggaccctatgatcactcggctacacagctgatgcctcccaGACTCTTCACTAAGACGACTAGAAGccactacatcaccggattcctgccgtaagctctAGACCTTTGCACCGGATTGGCTATAGTGGCCAACGCCCTTGTcctgaagctagcaccagttagcctcgagccaGGTGCATCTCCCagctagcaaacaaaattactccagctacagtacctcttttgccaattggcctgggccctttgtcgacacggagccccgttGTCGGGCTGATGGAAAAGCCAAagagcattttactggttgaagtgttttttAAGTGCAAAGAGGTTGATTTGCGATGACGatacaaacattatattaagtaggaCGTTCAAACGAGGCTTACAATTTTAATCCAAAGTAGTGTGACATGCTCTCATAAGCAACCTGGACATGGAGGTTACTCCCCTGAGGTTTCCCCCATTcacattcagaatacattgtgaaaaaACAAAATCTTTGCTCACCATTTTTGCTCCAGGAAGATATACTACATCCAAAACTATCGGTTTCTTCATTAGGGGGAACGAGTTTCTACCAAATTGCATGTGCATCGCCCTCGTGCCgcaattttagcaaacacagaaaggtGCCTATGTTGGAGACCAAAAGTCGTCTGGCACACTTCTTAGGATTTCAACAACTTTAATAACTTTTTTTCTAGCCTACAATCatcgatgttactactaatgtgaaaacaagacaaaatatgactattcttgctcatttttaagacaattgtcaaataatCATTACAGACaacaattgttgtacaacatcatggctacgctgttggcatcaccttttacagtggatttccgctgttgtgggcctttaaccatctgtctgactttgttgttcacacaggagagagacgggactACCATGggtcctctggggagcctcaacaacctcatgacgctgacgaggcagagaacaGTCTCTCCACATTAGAACACCCCAAGAAACACCTGCAGAGATCCACAGGGAAGataactctctgctgctctgactgtgggaagataTTCACCTCATCAGGCATTACAATTCATcagcgaacacacacaggagagaaaccttatagctgtactcaatgtgggaagagttttactacattGAGCAATCTGACTCGTCAccaaagaacacacacaggagagaaaccgtattgctgtactcaatgtgggaagagttttactcggcTCAGCAGCCTGAtaacacaccagagaatacacacaggagagaaacctcatagctgtACTCAATGTCGGAAGAGTTTTACTCATTCATCaggcctgatatcacaccagagaacacacacaggagagaaaccttctagctgtactcaatgtgggaagagctttACTCAACAGTGcaacctgatatcacaccagagaacacacacaggagagaaaccttatagctgtactcaatgtgggaagagctttACTCAACAATGcaacctgatatcacaccagagaacacacacaggagagaaacctcatagctgtgATCTGTGTaacaagagatactctgataaaagatctctgatcgagcatcagaaaatacatggagttatttcatgatatcaattaattaatgtcacaatgtagaatgttttaacattgtagaaggagtaatttaatgatgtcacaatgtaggaCCCTAAATGTTTCtcccctgttctattgatttcaaCATGACATGGATATTATCCTCAGGGGAAAGATCCAGGCTCTGAATTGAGAGAGTAATATTTATGTGATTTAACTAAAAGTGACCCACGTGAATCAAAGTgaaacacttcaaaatgtagctagctgttttctacaaattgtcctctaaccagggatgtacacattactcccagattccgtgtggtttttgagctgttgcaacctcatctcccctctctcgctcaatTGATGTCAACGTGATATTGATGAGTGATGACAAATAAGTGCTGTTCCATTGTTTAGCGACCCCTAAATTTAAATGCAACAATCAAAAATGTAGCTGAttgtcttctgcaggttgtcctctaaccagtgaggtaaaatgtatctcccatttccatgtgttttttgttttgttttactttcTAGAGCAGGTTCAACCTGATTTCCTCCCAAATCCATATGCGTTGCCATGGAAcacaatttattttgactgcacTTTTTTCCGTATTGGAAATTAGTTTTGTTTGCGCTCGTTCCAAGgggacgagagttctagaagctagtgggTTTTAGGATTCTATTGAAAgaaaaattagaaaaaaataatatgattgtttattattatttaggaataggtgttttttcttgtttttaattgttgacagCCAGTAGACACCATGTTTATATTGGTGAAGGTGAAGCAGTGTAGTTGATTATAATGTGAAAttgaagttgttttctgttggtggtgagcAAACTTGTCCAACAAAAATATAGGATAAATTTGTTGTCTTAAAGGGGaacaggctttggtttttccatttgtgttttgaggttggactttagcacgtatagctcgttagcatgtatagctcgttagcacgttgGGCGCACAGAtcggtgtcacctcgttagtcattatgtgttacacctgtgctggcttatTTCATCTCATTAGTGGTAAGctgtttcacctgagctggtccaggttctatttaagagtgtctggcccagtctTGTTAcatgtggagagtcaacacctttagttgcgccaactttttgtttttttggtctttaagtttggtgtgggtttttcttttgtttgcttCTTCTTGGAcagatttagtgggtctcatggtgggtgtcttttaggtcccagttgttgttactagtcaaTTTTTAATCGACACCctcagtgtctttcagaacccctccaaTTAACAAATATGTGCAAAAGCAAAACATATCTTAGTATGAAAAACAGTATCTTCCACTATGTTAAAATAGTACATGGTATGTACGTTTAGTATCACTTTTCAACCAACCCAGTTCATTTGTTGAAACTGAAATGTTTTGAAATCAACAATACGTCAAAAGATTCAACTACTGGATCAATCCCACTTTTCCAGCCTGCTGAAGGCGTGGTGggaggtaaacaccacccccgactctaccaggggcttgaggtggtctcccacagctctgcttatgtcatgttctgtgaaCTTGCTGTTCCATTTCTTGCCTGCCCTGTAACAAGGAAACACATTTAGTCAAAttatacagatgcacaatcgagtgcatcctgtcgggctgtatcaccgcctggtactacctgccctccaggacacctacaccacccgatgtcacaggaaggccataaagatcatcaaggacaacaaccacccgagccactgcctgttcaccccgctatcatccagaaggcgaggtcagtacaggttcatcaaagcagggaccgagagactgaaaaacagctgctatctcaaggccatcactgttcaacagccaccactaatattgagtggctgttgccaacatactgacacaactctagccactttaataatgtaaattgatgtaaaatatatatcactagccactttaaacaatgctacttaatatgtttacataccctacattactcatctcatgtatatactgtactctataccatctactgcatcttgcctatgctgttctgtaccatcactcattcatatatctttatgtacatattctttatccctttacacttgtgtgtgtataaggtagtagttgtggaattgttaggttagattactcgttggttattgctgcattgtcgaaactagaagcacaagcatttcgctacactctcattaacattgctaaccatgtgtatgtgacaaataatatttgatttatatACAACACTCAAAGTAGTGGATATGGAGCATCTACAGCCTCAGTTACACCTGGAACCTAAATGTGACTCCTGTCATCTGATCACTCCAAACTGCATTAGGTTCAGATCTACCAGGACGGACCTTTGACAGTCTGGATGCAGTCAGGCCACTGAATATAAATAAGCAAACTGGAGGTTCCTTCAAAACGGTTGCCGACAGTTACCGTGTAGGGCATtgcaaggttgggtgaccagggtcatctgggactgcctcctggaggaattcaggtgtgtgaaggctacctgtgtcctgcgtaacgtcatgaggatggacacgaggaccaggaggggatctgcagctcgcCGCCGTGTCCCAGAGGAGGTGTCTGCTGCTTTGCAGGATGTTTCAAAGATGGGGTCCAACAAGGAAGTGCAAAAACAAAACGGGCTGTTTTAAATCACCCATattgacaaaatgtggaacaattggacaccctataacccacacctacacacatGTATCGATCTGATTGTtggattgtgttgtgcagtaagcaggttcaggtgtataactgtggctccttccaccGTCAAgagaataggcaagagggccaaccatggagaatagtaagacacttcattatttctaAAACTACGCTATATTGTTTGTCTAGAGAAGAGACactattatgtaattgtgatgaactgagagaacatTTATGTAGcactgtgattcattaatcacgtgctgccttccctgctcctatgtgtttacctctttccctttctgtctttaacacctctctcctcctctttcttcctctgtttttataatacacaacagacgtgtattgaaatacagaatgaacttgtatttataacacttggataatgagcttttcaataaagtgtttcacattctctactggttgaaatatagtgtaatgtgatgaaatactccacctatcctgtgtttaccagatcaatgcagatgaagggcattAGATGTTGAGATGAACCGGTGTTAagagtatttacatgatgcataggaagtgGAGTGtagtgtttaaaaaataatatatttctgtatatatgaattaactagttaaatcctgtttctagtctattagttacaatgtgtaaccattaatgtcccaggaccaagattggtaaacactgttgaagtgtataattgtaatacatacatgcagacacggcATCATTCAAAGACAGGAATTTGATCACCTCAAAGACATTCATACCTAAACTGCACATTAatttgccaaggtagagtacatgatcagtgaatatattaaatgtacaggctacaatgtggggatctcatgcatggtaataactacatgtatatttGACTTGAATCCTTGGCAAAACatgatattatattctactcaatccataggcttcattaatgtcattcaggctgttttgaagttgatacaactggctatgatagctaaggttcatagctaggttctgaactaatatgtataccaaacgtttGGGTCCATACAAAGATCGGCTAGATTGCTAGTTACACATCCATGGGCATACAGGGATTTTAATCATCCACTGCATAATAAGCAAGAACAAGAATAACAAGAACATAGCAATCTACGCGATTTCATCTAtcagcaaggcaagcttacaaaatTGTACATTATTCAACTAGCTAGATTCTATACATCCACTTTTTACAAaatgacagcctggtttgctggcaATCATTGATCCATTTCAGGTCTGTGTAGGGGTACCCCTCTCTCCTCGTATTTATTTCcaccatctttgctgaagaaagtccaACAGTCAcgagtgcagcagcagcagcagcagcctccccCGGTCCGAGTGCCGACCCGATATTAAGTTTAAGATGCGATGGAACGGTTGACGAAAAAAAGAAATCACAGAAAAAATATATGGACTGATATTGATTTATTTAGTGGGGGCTAATATATATTTTAGTTCTAGCGATGTCCCTGATTCATACCCTTGAACTTTTTGTCTgataataaaatatacattttactcagctgcgttacccactccagtcagcagatggcggtctGGGAATTTATGGTGATGCTGTTGgatgtgacgtataatctagtggacggaactcTTCTTTCACCAGCAACAATAAGTTatccacctcggtagcttgctagacaaaaAAAGCTGAACCAATAAAGCTCTTCAGACGCTTTCGTGTTTATTAGCCACTGTATTTTAAAGACACTTATTTTGTCTAGTTAGTTATCCGATTTAATTTAATATTTACGgcgttgttgttattagtcagcTAGCAGTCTGCggtcactaagctactctccttcTGCTAAAGAAGAGGTGtatatcacagtaaaacaagaagtagaggccgttactgtgaaagaagaggaagacgcgttcagagtgaaagaggaggaggatgttacagtaaaacgagaggaggatgcagtttatagagtgaaagaggaggagagagagatgactgttacatcgaaaaaggaggaagaagaggaacctggatatctgggcccggtttTCCGAATGCATCTTAAGGCATCCAATGGTTCTAATGATGAATTTAGCCAAAATGTGATTTTGAGAAACCGTTCCCTGACTAAaactagtaagtactgtcttaaaaacagaggcacaaactctgcagttgaaCTGATGTTTGGTGTTAAAGCAGAAATCTGCAATTGCTACATTCATGTTATGacttttaaattatgtatttatagccattgattcttgaagaatataacacatgcttcatgagcttagttcaactgttgtaccccatcagaacccagaatAAGCTTGTTCTACTttaatgtttagaaacaatgtaaataaACACTGTATCGCCTCAaaatgtcagctcggggatgtgAACTTGCaactggttactagtccaacgctctaaccactaggctaccctgctgcctcaacatggttaaaactataatgttgatatcattgaTGGTCAggccttgcatccataggtctgtctgtagttacatttctccaaccccatAATCATTTaattaccaaaacagtggtgaaatgacagatttcttactgtttgaactgcagattgctggattgtgttttttttttttttaaccacaacaaaatggctgcccagagacttggtaaacagctgagggatgggggaaggagaagtgtaaccactctcaaattcatagagaacGATATTGTAGAAACCATAACCCAACACCGAGCGacctcgtcaagaagttcagacatcttggcgtaacagttataaggtgttgacttgacagtcgctggacccaggtttgagttcagctcagtCCCTCCCCCTGAATTCAAtacactatgaatacaaggactggccatccatgatttCATAATGATAATTTAACCAGTtttctaggctatatagtatattctagaattcatccatgatgtcataatgatagttgcTGACTTTTGCCTTATACCTGCAGCAAATGCCTCTATCCCATCTTCTGGCTGGGGTAGAGTACTTTAGGATTTTAGTTTCTGCGGTGTAACAAGGGCCTAACCCTTCTGTTTCTTCATAATGGCCCTTCGCGTGAGTTGGGTTTGTTCCTTCGTTCACGTTGTCACTCCCTTATTTTCCGGTCTAGTATGAGGCCTTGGATAGATATACTCCTATTTAAATATTCTGAGTGTTATGGATTCCTCCTGTATTTCCTTACCTTCAAGTCTCTTTtacctctgtatatatcaatacctAATAACTTCTTCTATTGGTTATTATGCTCGTCAGCTAGTAGTCACTTGGAAACTAGTATTGGTATATATTTTGACACACAAtgacagtttttttattttacctttattttactaggcaagtcagttaagaacaaattcttattttcaatgacggcctaggaacagtgggttaactgcctgttcaggggcagaacgacagatttgtaccttgtcagctcggggatttgaacttgcaacctttcggttactagtccaacgctctaaccactcggctaccccaAATATTCTTTAATTGGTAATTGGTACGCTAGATTCCGAATTCCAATATCCTAATACACTTCCAACTCTGTGTATGGACTCAATATATTGTAACTGGTACTTGGCTGTTTCCTTGTATTGCTAATCACATCTGTACTTGATGTCTCACTGTTTTACTGCCGCTTTGTCTGTGATCAAGAGGTGTCAAGACCCCTGTGTTTCAAATATGGTTCTCGTCTAACAAAAAGCGTATAGTGCAATAGTAAATTTACCTATGAGGATTCTCCATATGAAGTCTGTCTCATATGTCAGTGAGGATCATGCCTCTCTTATGATCTCTGTTCTCTTTATATACCTTTTTACAGGGGAAGTTTGCAAGTTTATGGAGCTGTGGCTAAACCACACTTTCACACTGCCCTGCTGCTTGCACCGGCCGCTTACTcggggactgtagattgcttacactgagCGCTTACTCTgggactgtagattgcttacactgagtgcttactcggggactagattgcttacactgagtgcttactcggggactgtagattgcttacactgagtgcttactctgggactgtagattgcttacactgagtgcttactcggggactgtagattgcttacactgagtgcttactAGGGGACTAtagattgcttacactgagtgcttacACTGGGATGGTAGATTGCTTATTACGTCATCTTAGACCTGTGTCTAAATGGAAGCTTCTTATTCTAAATCTAGGTCATGCACTACTAACTCCCATTCTGCTGCTTCCGTGTTACTGTTGGCTGATTCTACTTAATGATACCAGCTGGTTGTTTCTACCACTTGAGGCGGCGTAGGTGGCATGTCAAGCGTCAGCTGGGAGAAGTCTATGATAGGTATCTCCTCTGCTTCCCCCTGTTGTCCATTTTCTGCAGGTGTGGTCCATGGTTCCATGAGGTCCCGTGAATGCCTTGTGTTGCTGTCCCCATTGCTTGATGGAGTGGGCAGATTCTTTTCATCTCTTGTCACACCAGATATacgacatccataactagtggtttcctcattagcatggAGGACTTTATGCAATGAAATTGCCCTCGTGCCGCAATTTTAGAAAACACAAAGGGGCCTGTATTGTAGACCAAAAGTCTTCTACCACACTGCTTAGAGTTTCAAAAACATGAATAACTTTTTTCTAATCTACAATCTTAGATgctactactaatgtgaaaacaagacaaaatatcacttcttgctcattttaagacaataattttaacattcattacagacatccattgttgtacaacatcatggctatgCTGTTGGCATCAACTTTTACACTGGATTACgactgttgtgggcctttaatcatcggtctgactttgttgttcacacaggagagagacgtgactatcgtggatcctctggggagcctcaacaacctcatgatgctgaggagacagagaagagtctctccagatcagaacacctcaataAACACCcgcagagacccacagggaagaaatctcactgctgctctgactgtgggaagagattcacatCATCAGGCAGTAAAATTAATCAGAGAACAGACACAGGaaagaaatcttatagctgtggtcaatgtgggaagagatttgctacatctgttaacctgactcaacaccaga
Protein-coding sequences here:
- the LOC116358862 gene encoding zinc finger protein 180-like, translated to MSSPSYSPSNEEKDITVNQEVGSGAVTVKEEEDAFRVKDEEDITVKQEVGSGAFTLKEEEDAFRVKEEDDVTVKGEEDAVYGVKEEGEEITFTSKKEEEEEEEPGYLGPGSQTHLKASSGSNDEFSHKMVFRNRSLINTGERRDYHGSSGEPQQPHDADEAENSLSTLEHPKKHLQRSTGKITLCCSDCGKIFTSSGITIHQRTHTGEKPYSCTQCGKSFTTLSNLTRHQRTHTGEKPYCCTQCGKSFTRLSSLITHQRIHTGEKPHSCTQCRKSFTHSSGLISHQRTHTGEKPSSCTQCGKSFTQQCNLISHQRTHTGEKPYSCTQCGKSFTQQCNLISHQRTHTGEKPHSCDLCNKRYSDKRSLIEHQKIHGVIS